In Colwellia sp. PAMC 20917, a single genomic region encodes these proteins:
- a CDS encoding SLC13 family permease, whose amino-acid sequence MNIDAAFVLLIFISTIIGLLKFQKQPGKVFGFTFIALIISGQVSNEAVLASMSNKGLITLILLILCSLALEKTRLLRILASKVLFSSYGKTWIRLFSLTVVSSALLNNTAVVSTMLAPIRNNPYHSASRLLLPLSYAAIFGGTLTLIGTSTNLIVNSLVLNADLPALGFFDFFPVGVFIVITCGCALWFLSKYLPETDINSTLESSYLLDAKVELNSALIGKTVEENALRHLDSLFLIEIIRAGQTITPVSPDQVISANDKLIFNGDVTKVNQLKQFDGLTVFAHKQGLSDDNLTEVFVRSESVLINKTLKGVGFRAKFDAAVVAMKRDGQAVTGKLGDVSIRPGDYLVLATGQDFKARNNVDKNFIVVNGVEPESKLTGKKEPFVIISFFLTVALSALGIISLFKGMLVLFSFFLLSNCLSKDEVIRRFPIQIWLIISTALMLASALINSGLLTSLETITSLSGNITPTVALIIIFLLTVLLTELVTNNAAAALIFPIAYSIALNYGANITPFIMAVAFGASASFISPYGYQTNLMVFSAGQYQLIDFIKIGVPISVIYCTTAICSILYFFPF is encoded by the coding sequence TTGAATATAGATGCAGCGTTCGTACTATTAATCTTTATTAGTACAATTATAGGTTTATTAAAGTTTCAAAAGCAGCCTGGAAAGGTTTTTGGCTTTACTTTTATTGCCCTTATTATTAGCGGACAAGTTTCAAATGAAGCTGTGTTAGCCAGTATGTCTAATAAAGGCTTAATAACGCTTATTTTGTTGATATTGTGTTCTTTAGCGTTAGAAAAAACCCGCTTACTGCGTATACTCGCCAGCAAAGTTTTATTCTCAAGTTATGGCAAAACCTGGATCAGGCTTTTTAGTTTAACGGTTGTTTCTTCAGCCTTGTTAAATAATACCGCCGTTGTCTCTACCATGCTGGCGCCGATTCGCAACAACCCTTATCATTCTGCCAGTCGATTATTATTACCCTTGTCCTATGCGGCTATTTTTGGCGGTACGCTAACCTTAATTGGCACGTCTACTAACTTAATTGTTAACAGTTTAGTCTTAAATGCTGACCTACCTGCCTTAGGCTTTTTTGATTTTTTCCCGGTAGGTGTTTTTATCGTTATTACTTGTGGCTGTGCGCTGTGGTTTTTATCTAAATATTTACCTGAGACAGATATTAATTCAACGCTAGAAAGTTCATATTTATTAGATGCTAAAGTAGAACTTAACTCGGCATTGATTGGCAAAACCGTAGAAGAAAACGCTTTAAGACATTTAGACTCTTTATTTTTGATTGAAATAATTCGTGCGGGGCAAACGATTACCCCTGTTTCTCCCGACCAAGTTATTAGTGCCAACGATAAGCTTATTTTTAATGGTGACGTTACTAAAGTAAACCAACTTAAGCAGTTTGATGGTTTAACTGTTTTTGCACACAAACAAGGCTTGTCTGATGACAACTTAACGGAAGTCTTTGTTCGTTCTGAAAGTGTACTCATTAATAAAACATTAAAAGGCGTTGGCTTTAGAGCTAAGTTTGACGCTGCTGTGGTAGCAATGAAAAGAGACGGGCAAGCCGTTACAGGTAAGCTTGGCGATGTTAGCATTCGTCCGGGTGATTACTTAGTGTTAGCAACGGGCCAAGATTTTAAAGCCAGAAATAATGTTGATAAAAACTTTATTGTTGTCAATGGCGTTGAGCCAGAATCAAAACTTACCGGTAAAAAAGAACCTTTTGTTATTATAAGTTTTTTCTTAACCGTAGCATTAAGTGCACTAGGGATTATTTCTTTATTCAAAGGAATGTTAGTGCTATTTTCTTTTTTCTTATTGTCGAATTGCTTGTCTAAAGATGAAGTGATTAGACGTTTTCCAATACAAATTTGGCTGATTATTTCTACGGCGCTAATGCTTGCCAGTGCATTAATAAATAGTGGATTACTAACGTCTCTTGAAACGATTACTTCTTTGTCGGGCAATATTACGCCAACCGTCGCCTTGATTATTATATTTTTATTAACGGTATTATTAACCGAGTTGGTCACTAATAATGCCGCAGCCGCGCTAATATTCCCAATAGCTTATAGTATAGCGTTGAACTATGGCGCAAATATTACTCCCTTTATTATGGCAGTAGCCTTTGGTGCCAGCGCTAGTTTTATTAGTCCATACGGGTATCAAACCAATTTAATGGTCTTTAGTGCCGGGCAATACCAGTTGATAGATTTTATAAAAATAGGTGTGCCCATTAGCGTTATATATTGCACTACTGCGATTTGTAGTATTTTATATTTCTTCCCTTTTTAG
- the cysN gene encoding sulfate adenylyltransferase subunit CysN, giving the protein MNTEQTLLATDIEGYLKQHENKDMLRFITCGSVDDGKSTLIGRLLFDSKMIFEDQMAAIEKDSKKFNTTDGDFDLALLVDGLQSEREQGITIDVAYRYFATEQRKFIIADTPGHEQYTRNMATGASTCDLAIILIDARHGVQVQTRRHSYICSLLGIKHVVIAINKMDAVDYDQKTYQKIKSDYREFAKSLNIEDVRFVPISALRGDNVVNESEHMPWYPGSPLLKLLNTVQISGEKNSAFRFPVQYVNRPNLDFRGFAGTIASGEIRVGDTIVALPSGKQSKIKSIVTFDGELETAYADMAVTLTLEDEIDVSRGDMIVRPHEQPASSNTFSADVVWMDEASLQIDREYIIKVGTHATFGSVDKIEYSVNVNTMEKQDVQHLALNEIGRCNFTLNEPVQFDAYQENRQTGAFIIIDRLTNATVGAGMIASQLTQLEKGQPKKYSDYELELNAFVCKHFPHWGAKNLAKK; this is encoded by the coding sequence ATGAACACTGAACAAACATTATTGGCAACAGATATTGAAGGCTACTTAAAACAGCATGAAAACAAAGATATGCTGCGTTTTATCACCTGTGGCAGTGTCGATGACGGAAAGTCGACATTAATAGGCCGCTTACTTTTTGATAGCAAAATGATTTTTGAAGATCAGATGGCTGCTATTGAAAAAGATTCTAAAAAGTTTAATACCACAGATGGTGATTTTGATTTAGCGTTACTCGTTGACGGTTTACAGTCTGAACGCGAACAGGGTATTACGATAGATGTTGCTTATCGTTACTTTGCTACCGAGCAACGTAAATTTATTATTGCCGATACTCCAGGCCATGAGCAGTACACACGTAACATGGCAACGGGCGCTTCTACATGTGACTTAGCCATTATATTAATTGATGCGCGTCATGGCGTGCAAGTACAAACGCGACGTCATTCATATATCTGTTCATTATTAGGTATTAAGCATGTGGTTATTGCTATTAATAAAATGGATGCAGTAGATTATGACCAAAAGACATACCAAAAAATTAAAAGTGATTACCGTGAATTTGCTAAATCATTAAACATTGAAGATGTTCGTTTTGTGCCTATTTCAGCTTTACGCGGCGATAACGTAGTCAACGAAAGTGAGCATATGCCTTGGTACCCGGGTTCACCTTTACTTAAGCTATTGAATACCGTACAAATTAGCGGTGAAAAAAATAGTGCTTTTCGTTTTCCTGTTCAATACGTTAATCGTCCTAATTTAGACTTTAGAGGATTTGCCGGTACGATCGCTTCAGGTGAAATTCGCGTTGGTGATACTATTGTTGCACTACCCTCAGGTAAGCAAAGTAAAATTAAGTCGATAGTAACTTTTGATGGCGAACTTGAAACGGCTTATGCCGATATGGCTGTAACGCTGACGCTTGAAGATGAGATAGATGTTAGTCGTGGTGATATGATCGTGCGACCGCATGAGCAACCCGCTTCTTCTAATACCTTTAGTGCAGATGTTGTATGGATGGATGAAGCGTCACTACAAATAGACCGTGAATACATTATTAAAGTGGGCACTCATGCGACGTTTGGCTCTGTTGATAAAATAGAGTATAGCGTCAATGTTAATACCATGGAAAAACAAGACGTACAGCATTTAGCCTTGAATGAAATAGGGCGTTGTAACTTTACGTTAAACGAACCTGTGCAGTTTGATGCTTATCAAGAGAACCGTCAAACAGGTGCTTTTATTATTATTGACCGTTTGACCAATGCAACAGTTGGCGCTGGCATGATAGCTTCACAACTAACACAATTGGAAAAAGGACAGCCTAAAAAGTACAGTGATTACGAACTTGAACTTAATGCGTTTGTTTGTAAGCACTTTCCTCATTGGGGAGCTAAAAATTTAGCTAAAAAGTAA
- the cysD gene encoding sulfate adenylyltransferase subunit CysD codes for MNKNKLTHLKALEAESIQIMREVAAEFDNPVMLYSIGKDSSVLLHLARKAFYPGKIPFPLMHVDTDWKFKEMIEFRNNLAEKYDFDLIVHKNPEGLAMGVGPFTHGSAKHTDIMKTQGLKQALDMHGFDAAFGGARRDEEKSRAKERVYSFRDKNHRWDPKNQRPELWNIYNSKVDQGESIRVFPLSNWTELDIWQYIYQEDIEMVPLYFAAKRPVVKRDGSLIMVDDERMPLNEGEVPEMKSVRFRTLGCYPLTGAIESTATTLPEIIQEMLLTTTSERQGRVIDNDSAGSMEKKKMEGYF; via the coding sequence ATGAATAAGAATAAATTAACACATTTAAAAGCACTGGAAGCTGAATCAATTCAAATAATGCGTGAAGTTGCTGCTGAATTTGATAATCCTGTTATGTTGTATTCAATAGGGAAAGATTCTTCTGTTCTTTTGCATTTAGCGCGTAAAGCTTTTTATCCGGGTAAAATTCCCTTCCCATTAATGCATGTTGATACTGATTGGAAATTCAAAGAAATGATTGAATTTCGTAATAATCTAGCAGAAAAGTATGACTTCGATTTAATTGTCCATAAAAATCCTGAAGGGCTTGCTATGGGTGTAGGTCCGTTTACTCATGGTAGTGCAAAACATACCGACATCATGAAAACACAAGGTTTAAAACAAGCATTAGACATGCATGGTTTTGACGCCGCTTTTGGTGGGGCTCGTCGTGATGAAGAAAAGTCTCGTGCTAAAGAACGTGTTTACTCATTTCGTGATAAAAATCATCGTTGGGATCCGAAAAACCAACGTCCAGAGCTTTGGAATATCTATAACTCTAAAGTTGATCAAGGCGAAAGTATTCGTGTGTTCCCATTATCTAATTGGACCGAGCTTGATATTTGGCAGTATATTTATCAAGAAGATATTGAAATGGTTCCACTTTATTTTGCAGCCAAAAGACCTGTCGTTAAACGTGATGGCTCGTTAATTATGGTAGATGATGAACGCATGCCTCTGAACGAGGGCGAAGTACCTGAAATGAAATCAGTACGTTTTAGAACGCTAGGTTGTTACCCACTTACCGGCGCTATTGAATCGACTGCAACCACATTGCCTGAAATTATTCAAGAAATGCTTTTAACAACCACTTCTGAGCGCCAAGGTCGAGTCATTGATAATGATTCAGCCGGTTCAATGGAAAAGAAAAAAATGGAAGGGTACTTTTAA
- a CDS encoding phosphotransferase produces MALINQKSNSSCEEIKALPCFTHRDCKIERLTGGESHQCFKVTVNKNTIEQNFFVKSFAGHQQTAKAEIASHLLAAKIGVATAIIYHSASWLVTEFINGDSLSGFYKQQTDSLANNKVTVAMYLMVKTHQLTPPENHPVLAIEELLYHQASNSKLSQSQYIALQKIISEITPPQAKHNHLVLCHGDVNYENIRVSALFNNESPQKHAWLVDFECSCLAEAEYDLAMFIAINEFSVNDIDALIQDYQQFTNATIDEEKVRAYLACCYLINGLWYFEAGYQHKQAQKLMAKAHQQLVLFDQLGLLTEKITLLF; encoded by the coding sequence GTGGCTTTAATCAATCAAAAAAGTAACAGCAGCTGTGAAGAGATTAAAGCCTTACCTTGTTTTACTCATCGCGATTGTAAAATTGAGCGATTAACAGGGGGTGAAAGTCATCAATGTTTTAAAGTGACGGTTAACAAAAATACTATTGAGCAAAATTTTTTTGTAAAGTCCTTTGCTGGCCATCAACAAACAGCAAAAGCCGAGATTGCCAGTCACTTATTAGCAGCAAAAATAGGTGTAGCAACGGCTATCATTTATCATTCAGCATCATGGCTTGTTACCGAGTTTATTAATGGTGATTCATTAAGCGGTTTTTATAAGCAACAAACTGACAGTTTAGCTAATAACAAAGTTACGGTGGCGATGTACTTAATGGTAAAAACTCATCAGCTAACACCGCCAGAAAATCATCCGGTGTTAGCCATTGAAGAGCTGCTTTACCACCAAGCCTCAAATAGTAAACTCTCGCAGTCTCAGTATATCGCGCTACAGAAAATAATCAGCGAAATAACACCTCCGCAAGCCAAGCATAATCACTTAGTACTTTGTCATGGTGATGTTAATTATGAAAACATTCGTGTAAGCGCACTGTTTAATAATGAAAGTCCGCAAAAGCATGCTTGGTTAGTCGATTTCGAATGCAGTTGTTTAGCTGAAGCCGAATATGATCTCGCCATGTTTATCGCGATTAACGAATTCAGTGTTAACGATATAGATGCTCTAATACAAGACTATCAGCAATTTACTAATGCGACGATTGATGAAGAAAAAGTGCGTGCATATCTCGCTTGTTGTTATCTCATTAATGGCTTGTGGTACTTCGAGGCTGGCTATCAACACAAACAAGCGCAAAAATTAATGGCTAAGGCACACCAGCAGCTTGTACTTTTTGACCAATTAGGCTTGTTAACAGAAAAAATAACATTATTATTTTAA
- the pnuC gene encoding nicotinamide riboside transporter PnuC: MVESLLATVNYFTHLPLWELLAVISALFYVVLAAKENIWCWPAALVSTIIYSVIFYDVYLWMDALLQVYYLAMAIFGWYCWRHVSLSQNNATNNSHTGAALAIQSWSLLFHIKIVVLLTVCSLVIGWLMDNYTPTHFPYLDSATTVFAVFATYLVTKKVLENWLYWIVIDFVSIYLYLEKGLQPTAVLFGLYVVMAMVGYAIWYSKYQKSHQQAAGNIASATE, from the coding sequence ATGGTTGAATCTTTATTAGCAACAGTTAATTATTTTACGCATTTGCCTCTCTGGGAATTATTAGCGGTAATTTCAGCATTATTTTATGTGGTGTTAGCGGCAAAAGAAAATATTTGGTGTTGGCCAGCAGCGCTAGTGAGTACCATTATTTATAGCGTTATTTTTTATGATGTTTATTTATGGATGGACGCTTTATTGCAGGTTTATTATTTAGCGATGGCCATCTTTGGCTGGTATTGCTGGCGTCATGTTTCTTTGTCGCAAAATAACGCAACAAATAATAGTCATACAGGCGCAGCATTGGCTATTCAAAGCTGGTCGCTACTCTTTCATATCAAAATAGTGGTCTTACTAACTGTTTGCTCTTTGGTTATTGGCTGGCTAATGGACAATTACACGCCAACACACTTCCCTTATTTAGATTCTGCAACTACGGTATTTGCGGTGTTTGCGACCTATTTAGTCACCAAAAAGGTCCTAGAGAATTGGTTGTACTGGATAGTCATCGATTTTGTTTCCATTTATCTCTATTTAGAAAAAGGCTTACAACCTACCGCTGTGTTATTTGGCTTATATGTAGTCATGGCTATGGTCGGTTATGCAATTTGGTATAGTAAATATCAAAAGAGTCATCAACAAGCAGCAGGCAATATAGCCTCGGCGACTGAGTAG